Proteins encoded within one genomic window of Brenneria nigrifluens DSM 30175 = ATCC 13028:
- the nuoG gene encoding NADH-quinone oxidoreductase subunit NuoG, translating into MATIHVDGKEYEVNGADNLLEACLSLGLDIPYFCWHPALGSVGSCRLCAVRQYQNAEDTRGRLVMSCMTPAADGTYIAIEEEEATLFRKTIVEFLMTNHPHDCPVCEEGGNCHLQDMTVMTGHNFRRYRFTKRTHRNQDLGPFISHEMNRCIACYRCVRYYKDYADGSDLGVYGAHDNVYFGRPQDGTLESEFSGNLIEVCPTGVFTDKTHSERYNRKWDMQFAPSICQQCSVGCNTSPGERYGELRRVENRFNGSVNHYFLCDRGRFGYGYVNLQDRPKRPLQRRGEDWIALNADQALQGAADVLRQAKKTIGIGSPRASIESNFALRELVGAENFYTGIAQDEQDRLQLILKVLRESGVRTPALREIESYDAVLVLGEDLTQTGARIALAVRQAVKGKAREMAAAQKVADWQIAAIMNIGQHAKHPLFITNVDDTRLDDIAAWNYRAPVADQARLGFAIAHALDDGAPAVPDLAAGLEQKVDIIVQALAGAKKPLIISGTNAGSRDIIAAAANVAQALKARGSDVGITFVASAANSIGLSMIGGGSLDEALAQLESGEADGVVVLENDLYRHAPAARVDAALEKAGNLIVLDHQRTRIMEKASLILSSASFAESDGTLINQEGRAQRFFQVYDPTYYDDQVVMLESWRWLHSLFITYNSRQIDWTQLDHVIDACVAALPQLAAIKQAAPDASFRIKGQKLARSPNRSSGRTAMRANISVHEPRQPQDKDTMFAFSMEGNNSPTADRQQIPFAWAPGWNSPQAWNKFQDEVGGHLRHGDPGVRLIEAGEKTLDYFADIPAAFVAQSGNWRVAPYYHLFGSDELSQRSAVIQQRMPEPYVVVNPADAAALGVNPGSLVELSCGGQTWRLALRLSAGLSQGQVGLPLGLPGIAPVLAGATVENLREAAQ; encoded by the coding sequence ATGGCTACTATTCATGTAGACGGCAAGGAGTATGAAGTAAACGGCGCGGACAACCTGCTTGAGGCCTGTCTGTCCCTGGGACTTGATATTCCTTATTTTTGTTGGCACCCGGCGCTGGGGAGCGTAGGCTCCTGCCGCCTGTGTGCGGTCCGGCAATATCAGAACGCGGAAGACACCCGCGGTCGCCTGGTAATGTCCTGTATGACGCCGGCAGCCGACGGTACCTATATTGCTATTGAGGAAGAAGAAGCCACGCTATTCCGTAAAACGATAGTCGAGTTTCTGATGACCAATCACCCGCACGACTGTCCGGTGTGCGAGGAGGGGGGCAACTGCCACCTGCAGGATATGACGGTGATGACGGGACACAATTTCCGTCGCTATCGTTTTACCAAGCGCACTCATCGCAATCAGGATCTCGGGCCGTTCATTTCCCATGAGATGAACCGCTGTATCGCCTGTTACCGCTGCGTTCGCTACTACAAGGATTATGCAGACGGATCCGACCTCGGCGTTTACGGCGCGCACGATAACGTCTACTTCGGGCGCCCGCAGGACGGCACGCTGGAAAGCGAGTTCTCCGGTAATCTGATCGAGGTTTGTCCCACCGGCGTCTTTACCGACAAAACGCACTCCGAGCGTTACAACCGTAAATGGGATATGCAGTTTGCGCCGAGCATCTGCCAACAGTGCAGCGTCGGCTGCAATACCAGCCCGGGCGAACGCTATGGCGAGCTGCGCCGCGTTGAAAACCGTTTCAACGGCAGCGTAAACCACTACTTCCTATGCGACCGCGGTCGTTTTGGCTACGGTTACGTCAATTTGCAGGATCGTCCCAAACGGCCGCTGCAACGCCGCGGCGAGGACTGGATTGCGTTGAATGCCGACCAGGCGTTGCAGGGGGCGGCCGACGTGCTGCGCCAGGCAAAGAAAACCATCGGCATCGGTTCGCCGCGCGCCAGCATCGAAAGCAACTTTGCGCTGCGCGAGCTGGTGGGGGCGGAAAACTTCTATACCGGCATCGCCCAGGACGAACAGGATCGTCTGCAACTGATCCTGAAGGTGTTGCGCGAAAGCGGCGTACGTACCCCGGCGCTGCGTGAGATAGAGAGCTACGACGCCGTGCTGGTGCTGGGAGAGGATCTGACCCAGACCGGCGCCCGCATTGCGCTGGCGGTGCGTCAGGCGGTGAAGGGCAAGGCGCGTGAAATGGCGGCGGCGCAGAAAGTGGCCGACTGGCAGATTGCGGCCATTATGAACATCGGTCAGCACGCCAAGCATCCGCTGTTTATCACCAACGTCGATGATACCCGTCTGGACGATATCGCCGCCTGGAACTACCGCGCGCCGGTGGCCGATCAGGCGCGGCTGGGCTTTGCCATCGCCCATGCGCTGGACGACGGCGCCCCGGCAGTGCCGGATCTGGCCGCCGGGCTTGAGCAGAAAGTGGATATCATCGTTCAGGCGCTGGCCGGGGCGAAAAAGCCACTGATTATCTCCGGCACCAACGCCGGCAGCCGCGATATCATCGCGGCGGCGGCCAACGTGGCGCAGGCGCTGAAGGCACGCGGTTCCGACGTCGGCATCACCTTTGTCGCTTCCGCGGCGAACAGCATCGGCCTGTCGATGATCGGCGGCGGTTCGCTGGATGAGGCCCTGGCGCAGTTGGAAAGCGGCGAGGCCGACGGCGTGGTGGTATTGGAGAACGACCTCTATCGCCATGCACCTGCCGCGCGCGTCGACGCGGCGCTGGAGAAAGCCGGCAATCTGATCGTGCTGGATCATCAGCGCACCCGCATCATGGAGAAAGCCAGCCTGATCCTCTCATCGGCCAGTTTTGCCGAGAGCGACGGCACGCTGATCAACCAGGAAGGGCGCGCCCAGCGTTTCTTCCAGGTGTATGACCCCACTTACTACGACGACCAGGTGGTGATGCTGGAAAGCTGGCGCTGGCTGCACTCGCTGTTTATTACCTATAACAGCCGCCAGATCGACTGGACGCAGCTCGACCATGTGATTGACGCCTGCGTCGCCGCGCTGCCGCAGCTGGCGGCGATCAAGCAGGCCGCGCCTGATGCCTCCTTCAGGATCAAGGGGCAAAAGCTGGCCCGTTCGCCGAACCGTTCAAGCGGGCGAACCGCGATGCGCGCCAATATCAGCGTGCACGAGCCGCGTCAGCCGCAGGATAAAGACACCATGTTCGCTTTCTCGATGGAGGGGAACAACAGCCCGACGGCCGATCGCCAGCAGATTCCATTCGCCTGGGCGCCGGGCTGGAACTCGCCGCAGGCGTGGAACAAGTTCCAGGATGAAGTGGGCGGTCATCTGCGCCACGGCGATCCCGGCGTGCGCCTGATTGAAGCGGGCGAGAAGACGCTGGATTATTTCGCCGATATCCCGGCCGCCTTCGTCGCCCAGTCGGGCAACTGGCGCGTGGCGCCGTATTATCATCTGTTCGGCAGCGACGAGTTGTCGCAGCGCTCGGCGGTGATTCAACAACGTATGCCGGAGCCTTATGTGGTGGTTAATCCCGCGGATGCGGCGGCGTTGGGGGTTAATCCGGGTTCGCTGGTGGAGTTGAGCTGCGGCGGTCAGACATGGCGTTTGGCGCTGCGGCTAAGCGCCGGACTGAGTCAGGGACAGGTTGGTTTACCGTTGGGGCTGCCGGGCATCGCCCCGGTGCTGGCGGGCGCAACCGTTGAGAATCTGCGGGAGGCTGCACAATGA
- the nuoH gene encoding NADH-quinone oxidoreductase subunit NuoH — translation MSWLTPDLLEILSSVGKAVVILLVVVTCGAFMSMGERKLLGLFQGRYGPNRVGWGGSLQLVADMIKMFFKEDWVPKFTDKVIFTLAPMIAFTSLLLAFAIVPITPTWGVSDLNIGLLFFLMMAGLAVYAVLFAGWSSNNKYSLLGAVRASAQTLSYEVFLGLSLMGIVAQAGSFNMRDIVDSQEHLWNIIPQFFGFVTFAIAGVAVCHRHPFDQPEAEQELADGYHIEYSGMKFGLFFVGEYIGIVTVSALIVTLFFGGWHGPWLPPFIWFALKTAFFMMMFILIRAALPRPRYDQVMSFGWKICLPITLLNLLATAAVILYNAQ, via the coding sequence ATGAGTTGGTTGACACCGGATCTCCTGGAGATACTGAGTTCTGTCGGAAAAGCGGTTGTTATCCTGCTGGTCGTGGTGACCTGCGGGGCATTTATGAGTATGGGCGAACGTAAGCTGCTGGGGCTGTTCCAGGGGCGTTACGGACCGAACAGGGTCGGCTGGGGCGGTTCGTTACAGCTGGTCGCCGATATGATCAAAATGTTCTTCAAAGAAGACTGGGTGCCGAAGTTTACCGACAAAGTGATCTTCACCCTGGCGCCGATGATCGCCTTTACCTCGCTGTTGCTGGCCTTCGCCATCGTACCCATCACCCCGACCTGGGGCGTATCGGACCTGAATATCGGGCTGCTGTTTTTCCTGATGATGGCCGGTCTGGCGGTTTACGCGGTGCTGTTCGCCGGTTGGTCGAGCAACAACAAATATTCATTGCTGGGCGCGGTGCGCGCATCCGCACAGACCCTGAGCTACGAAGTGTTTCTCGGATTGTCGCTGATGGGTATCGTCGCCCAGGCCGGCTCCTTCAATATGCGCGACATCGTGGATTCCCAGGAACATTTGTGGAATATCATCCCGCAGTTCTTCGGCTTCGTCACTTTCGCCATCGCCGGGGTGGCGGTGTGTCACCGCCACCCGTTCGACCAGCCCGAAGCGGAGCAGGAGCTGGCGGATGGCTACCACATTGAATATTCCGGTATGAAATTCGGTTTGTTCTTCGTGGGGGAATATATCGGCATCGTCACGGTTTCCGCCCTGATCGTCACCCTGTTCTTCGGGGGCTGGCACGGTCCGTGGCTGCCGCCGTTCATCTGGTTTGCCCTGAAAACGGCTTTCTTTATGATGATGTTTATTCTGATCCGCGCCGCGCTGCCGCGTCCGCGTTATGACCAGGTGATGTCCTTCGGCTGGAAGATCTGCCTGCCGATAACCCTACTGAACCTGCTGGCGACCGCCGCGGTCATTTTGTACAACGCTCAATAA
- the nuoI gene encoding NADH-quinone oxidoreductase subunit NuoI, translating into MTLKDLVVGFGTQVRSICMVGSNAFKKRETRMYPEEPVNPPPRFRGRIVLTRDPDGAERCVACNLCAVACPVGCISLQKAETKDGRWYPEFFRINFSRCIFCGFCEEACPTTAIQLTPDFEMGDYKRQDLVYEKEDLLISGPGKYPEYNFYRMAGMAIDGKDKGEAENEAKPIDVKGLLP; encoded by the coding sequence ATGACATTAAAAGATTTAGTGGTTGGTTTCGGCACCCAGGTACGCAGTATCTGTATGGTGGGTTCGAACGCTTTTAAAAAGCGCGAAACCAGAATGTATCCTGAAGAGCCGGTGAACCCGCCGCCGCGCTTTCGCGGCCGTATCGTACTGACGCGCGATCCGGACGGCGCGGAGCGTTGCGTGGCCTGTAACCTGTGCGCGGTGGCCTGCCCGGTGGGCTGTATCTCCCTGCAGAAAGCGGAAACCAAAGATGGCCGCTGGTATCCTGAATTCTTCCGCATCAATTTCTCGCGCTGCATTTTCTGTGGTTTTTGCGAAGAGGCCTGCCCGACCACGGCGATTCAGCTGACGCCGGATTTTGAAATGGGGGATTACAAACGTCAGGATCTGGTTTACGAAAAAGAAGATCTGCTGATCTCGGGGCCGGGTAAATATCCGGAATATAACTTTTACCGGATGGCCGGCATGGCTATCGATGGGAAAGATAAAGGCGAAGCCGAAAACGAAGCCAAACCCATCGATGTCAAAGGCCTGTTGCCCTAA
- the nuoJ gene encoding NADH-quinone oxidoreductase subunit J, whose translation MEFAFYIAGLIAVVATLRVITHTNPVHALLYLIVSLIAIACVFFSLGAYFAGALEIIVYAGAIMVLFVFVVMMLNLGNSVVEQERAWLKPTVWIGPSLLSLVLLVVIVKGILSLDDQGISGEVVDAKSVGIALFGPYVLAVELASMLLLAGLVVAFHVGREDKRGEVIAKETARQDVDNKITGERA comes from the coding sequence ATGGAATTCGCTTTTTATATTGCGGGTCTGATTGCGGTAGTGGCGACGCTGCGCGTCATTACCCATACCAACCCGGTACATGCGCTGTTGTATCTGATCGTTTCTCTTATTGCCATCGCCTGCGTGTTTTTCTCGCTGGGGGCTTACTTTGCCGGCGCGCTGGAGATCATCGTTTACGCGGGCGCCATTATGGTGCTGTTCGTGTTTGTGGTGATGATGCTCAACTTGGGAAATTCCGTGGTCGAGCAGGAACGCGCATGGCTTAAACCCACCGTCTGGATAGGGCCATCATTGCTGTCGCTGGTATTGCTGGTAGTGATAGTGAAGGGCATTCTCAGTCTGGATGACCAGGGCATTAGCGGAGAAGTGGTGGATGCCAAGTCGGTGGGCATCGCGCTGTTCGGCCCTTATGTTCTCGCCGTTGAACTGGCCTCGATGCTGCTGTTGGCAGGGCTGGTGGTCGCTTTCCACGTCGGTCGCGAAGACAAACGCGGTGAGGTTATCGCCAAAGAAACCGCGCGCCAGGATGTTGATAATAAAATAACAGGGGAACGCGCATGA
- the nuoK gene encoding NADH-quinone oxidoreductase subunit NuoK — protein MIPLQHGLILAAILFVLGLTGLIIRRNLLFMLISLEIMINAAALAFVVAGSYWHQADGQVMYILAITLAAAEASIGLALLLQLYRRRQNLNIDTVSEMRG, from the coding sequence ATGATTCCGTTACAACATGGTTTGATTTTGGCAGCCATCCTGTTTGTTTTGGGGCTGACCGGGCTGATTATCCGTCGTAACTTGCTGTTTATGCTGATAAGCCTGGAGATAATGATTAACGCTGCGGCGTTGGCGTTTGTGGTGGCGGGCAGTTACTGGCATCAGGCGGACGGGCAGGTGATGTATATTCTGGCGATTACGCTGGCGGCGGCTGAAGCCAGCATTGGGTTGGCGCTGCTGTTGCAACTGTACCGCCGCCGCCAGAATCTGAATATTGATACGGTCAGTGAGATGCGCGGATGA